The genomic DNA aaaaataaaaaaaacccacccacaTCTGTCTGTGGAAGCTGTAATGCTGATAGCGTTGGAGAAACTCACCTCTCAGCTACAGCCAAGAGCCTCTCAGGCCGGAAGGTCCCTTCTGTGTCAATATACATGGCCTTCCCCTCACCGCCGCCCTGGTCTATTGGcaactgaccacacacacacacacgcgcacacacacacacagagtttagtGATGCACATAGCTGGCActgcaagaggaaaaaaaagtgtctagGTGCAGATGTTTCTGTGAAATACACTCTGTTGCGATGAAACAGACATTATTGTACATGTGTACTTGAGAGAGTGCAGGCAAACAGTTATATAATTTCTAATTGCGCCGTAGCATAAGAATTTTATAAAACCATCCAAGACAGACACGAAAAAGTACCTGTGTGCGTTAAAGTcagagatagggagagatgATAAGAAGCGGGGGGAGGGGCACAGATGAGTACCTGGCAGGTGACTGCGAGGGTGTGACATAACTGGGTCTTCCCTGTGCGAAACTCTCCGAACATCTCTGTGATGGAGCCAGTTTCAATCCCTCCtgtacagaaacaacaacaaacaccaatcaaacaaacatcaaacaaacagacaaacatcaaTCATCAATATCAACCAAACTTCAAtccagaaacaacaaaaaacaacaacaacaaaaacagcaacaatgaTCATTACCAACAAACATCAACCACACAGCTGATAAACAGCACATGGTTACCACACTCACCTGTTTCTTACCACATTTACCCAGAGAAGTGAGGTAAGTAGAGTAGAGTGGTTTGTAAACAGGGTCATAGTGTTTGGTAAACAGAGTGATGGTGTCTGGTAAACAGAGTGATGGTGTCTGGTAAACAGAGTGACCGTGGTTGGTAAACAGAGTCACAGTGGTTGGtaaagagagtgatggtgtCTGGTAGACAGAGTCACAGTGGTTGGtaaagagagtgatggtgtCTGGTTAACAGAGTGATGGTGTCTGGtaaagagagtgatggtgtctggtaaagagagtgatggtgtCTGGTAGACAGAGTCACGGTGTCTGGtaaagagagtgatggtgtCTGGTTAACAGAGTGATGGTGTCTGGtaaagagagtgatggtgtCTGGTAGACAGAGTCACGGTGTCTGGTAAAGAGAGTGACGGTGTCTGGTAGACAGAGTCACAGTGGTTGGTAAACAGAGTGATGGTGTCTGGtaaagagagtgatggtgtctggtaaagagagtgatggtgtCTGGTAGACAGAGTCACACTGGTTGGTAAAGAGAGTGACGGTGTCTGGTAGACAGAGTCACAGTGGTTGGtaaagagagtgatggtgtCTGGGAGACAGTCACAGTGGTTGGtaaagagagtgatggtgtCTGGTAGACAGAGTCACAGTGGTTGGtaaagagagtgatggtgtCTGGTAGACAGAGTCACAGTGGTTGGtaaagagagtgatggtgtCTGGTAGACAGAGTCACAGTGGTTGGTAAAGAGAATGATGGTGTCTGGTAGACAGAGTCACAGTGGTTGATAAACAGAATGACAGTGTTTCGTAGACAGAGTCACAGTGGTTGGTaaacagggtgagagagatgtTTGTAAACTCACCCTGCAGCAGTTTGTCCAGCTCTTTTGAGCCAGTTGTGATCTGGATAATCTCAGATCTGCGCTGATGGAACTCTGTTGCCGTGGTGAAACCCATTGGAACCAGTTTAGCTGCTTCAGTCTGATAACAATTGCAGAGCACATCAGATTAACAATCTCCTAATCTCAGTGCTATCTCAGTGCTAGGAGTTCAGATTACACAGTTTTAAATGGCACACTGTACCTAGGTTAAAAGAGATCATGGGTAAGGAGCTGTGATTTGTTTCGTCCGCCGCTCATGGTTAGCATAATCTTTCATGTATCCAAACCAAATAAACATTTCTGATATCAGTGTCAATGAGCAGATCAGTGTACAAAACATTAGGGATGCTCTCCTAAGCCTGTCCTGCAGCTCCAATTTGTTACTCACCGCCCCCCTCTCAAACCCCCAACTGGCAGGAaaggtgttgttttttgtttaccaGAATTTTATCAGCTTTAGCCTCACTGATGCCTTTAATGTTGAGTAGCTCCTTCTTTGGGGCATAGGCTACAGCCTCAACGGTGTGAAACCCCGCCTCTTCCAGTTTCTTAACGTCACTCGCACTGATACCAcactgctgcagagagagagagagagagagagagagagagagagagatgaagtgaaaTAATGAAGTTCAGTTAGGCTTCCACATGACACACAAGAGGGTTTCAAAGCAGTTAAAGGACAGCATGATATTACACCAGGTGAACTTAATTACCTATTGTCTCACagtacaaacaaataaaaaaataattggtGTGACTTGGTGAAAGCGCTATGTGTTTGAGTTgaataagagaagagagatgaatgtagaaggtgtgtgtgcacagttaAGGTAtcaaaaactgtgtgtgttgtacctcCAGTCTACTGAGCTGCTGAGGCCCAAagctctcctcctccacctccgtCTCCTCTCTGGCTGCACTCTGCATGGCCATCGTCTCCTCAGCgctagacaaacacacacacacaggcgaaGTCATGGTTTGTTTAAgggtcagtttgtgtgtgtgtgagcttagAGCTGGATGCTGAAActcatgtgtgtatatgtactgAGCTGGCTGTACAAagtttatgtgtgagtgcagaATTGGACACGAAAAGCTCTGCACGATGACATGACATTAATAGAACACTGGTGTTACGGACAATCCTTATCCgcagtcatacacacagaaccATCCGTATGTGGGCTGACCCGAACCTAAACCAGAAGCTGGactcttaaaacaaaaaactgctgCGTGTTCAATGTCTTTTCGTGCGTTTGTGGAATGCAGATGTTTCAACCGTGTGCGAAACCGTtacacacttaaaaacaaatccaaTACACATGCTTCTCGTGCTTAAATAACACTGAATTAAGGGGCTAACTCATAACTATGTGACCAAAATGATAGCTACCAACGACGGAGTCAACAACAACCCCTGCAAACGCATTAGCAACGATGTATTTGGCAGAAAGATTTCACGCCGTTCTGAGCTCAGTTTTCTATTTCTGCTGTAGTGGTTTAAGTGATCAGTTGTGGAGAGGAAGCTGTCGTTAGACCAGCTAGCGATTTCTTACATAGGCTGTCATCTTAGGTAACACATCACGATAGTCAAGGTAAAGTTATTACATATCATCGCAAGTCGAGTCGAGTTGTCTTGCTATCAGAATCGCTTTGTCATTTACCGTAATATAACTGACGAATTGTTTACTGAACGTCTCGCCGAAAGGGCAGGCCAACAGGCTAAATGTGTTGTGATATAAGCTGGTGTTAGCCTCAACAAGCTAGGTATCAAGTTATGCAAGGCCTACAACCCCCCGAAaatgtacacaaaaaaaaaaacattcacttgTACACACGACAAATGTAATTATTCTGTCTTACTTTAACATTAATGGGCTGCACTGGTTGGTTTTCTAATTGTCACTGAAAAGCTATTTCACTATATGCTTTTTCAGGCAGTTAAATTACAGATTGTAGCTAAACTGTATAACTGACACGCACGTTTATCACATTTAAATCACGGTGCCTATTTGGACTGTCAGTTAACGCAAATGTCAGTATAGTTATTTTCCAGCTGGAAAACTTACCCAAGTTGTCTTTGGACGAGAATGAAATTTTCCCGCTCGACGTCGTGAATAAACAGTGAGTCATTACGTCATGACGTAccacaaatatgttttaaaggGCCACACACAGAATCATGCTAACTTTAGGGACAGCAACACTGCAAAATGGCCATAGAAAAACTTAGAAAAATAGAGTGTAAATGAATTTTCCTTTAATAATATGAATTTAGAAGTTTACAACTGTGAAATTAACATACCAAGAtttatggaaaacaaacaaacaaaaaacagcagattATTCTAATGTCACATATTTCCATACCCCAAGCTACAACTGATTACTCGTCTTACATAGTGCTACAGGAATAGAACTGGAACACGCgttacactacacactctacTAAAACGTCTACAAATATCAGTATATCATACTACAGTAAGAACTAAACATCCCGCAGATGAATATTGAGCATTGTAATCCATAATCACTGACTGTAATCATTTTTTAGCATCTGCTCTGTATTATATAAATCAGTTAACAGCAAGATAAAGATATTTTACTGTTGTCAGGAACAAATCTACAGATAGGGTGTTATGtgcttttaaaataatataGTGTATAGTTATAGTTTTCTACATAGAACATGAAGAGTTATAAAACATTACCCTTCAGTGCTTCTACCACTGTGAACTGTATTAGAGAACCTCTGTATATTTTTACTTATTAAATTACAAAAGTATTTATTTCTCAGTGacataaaactgtttaaatCCACAAAATGAAAGTAGTTAGCTTCCTGCATCCAGGTTTTAGGTGGTTTGGAGTTGGGAGTCCGGATTTAAGGACAGTTTGGGGTTGCTGTATGGGTTTTCCATTTgggtgtgttctgtgtctgcaGAGCTGCTAACAGAGGAAGCCCCAGGTTCCCCGACAAGCTTGCTGGTGTTGTAGTAATATATGAACAACAGGAGACCTGTGAATACAAATGAATAGAGAGTATATTTTACATACATTCTGAATTCAATTCTCAATCATTTATATTATCAAGCCATAATCTACTAAACTGGTCATCAGTGCAGACTCCTGGGTGCATGAGGTGTGTTTGGTGTCAGTTGGTGAGGAAATCCTTGTCTTAAGGTGCCTACAGACTGTGAGGTTTCAGCAATCTTGTAAGTTTATTGCAAGCCACACTGTGCGACATGGATCAGATAAACTTGGGTACAACATCAAGTTTGATGTATGTAGACTGTACGATGATAACATCCACTGAACCGTAGGCTACGACGCAAGTCAGTATACAAGAATAAAACGTCATCAGCGTTAGTAGATGTAACGTTGGTAGTTAGCTGGTTAGTAAATGTAGGTTGTAGCAGCAGTCACATTGTAAGACGGTCATCCTAAATTTTTGACACTGTCAGAATTTTGTCCCAGGCTATCTTTGGTCATAAAACCGTTACAACAGCTATCTTTGAACCTCTTTCACAGTGCGACATTGGACCACCACTTTGGAGCCATGTTTTTTGTCATCTTTCGTCTGGGACAGCCCAAAATCGCACACTGTATGCCCACCTTTAGCTCTGAGAAGGCACTTGGACTCATACGGAGTTGGATGTGATCCAAAGTCACTTTACCCAATGCTAACTCAGAGGCATACACAATTTGAAGTAATGACTATCAGGGATTGGTGCAGAAGTAAACAAGTCTGAAATGGGAgtattttgactgttttgttttgggggacCTCACTGGAGAGGGATGGCTTGATTATCTTGCACCTTTTCGgtattcacctctctctctctctctctctctctctgtctgtctctttctcaccttGGAAAGAGTTGAGAATGGTAAAGATGTAGTAAGATGGCAGGCGTAGTGGTCCATGGCTGAAGAAAGCAAAACTCCAGGTGATTCCCAGAATGCAACACAGGCCCATCACAGTGATGACATCTGAGACTCCGTTTTTATTGATCTGTCCTTTTTCATTCACACCTCCCTTGGTCCCCACTTTTTTCTgcctgaggaggaggagccaGTGAATCATGATGATGAAGGTGGTGAAGGTGAAGAGGAAGACCAGAGCATAATAGCCAATGTTGACCACATAGTGGACGTTTTTGTTCAGAATCCAGCACCTGGTGCAGAAGAGAGAGTACAATGGCTGAGTCTTAGATTCATTTGGactaaattctttttttcacaaaagaatttatacctttttttttacagttaacaATGCTGTcttgtgttgcatttttttgCTTGAATAGTTAActtgtgagtttgttttaaagGGAGATCTGATAAAGGTAAATCTGTGTTGAGACATATTTAACAGTGAGACAGATAATCAGATTCAAAACATTCATGTTAAACTCAAAGGAGGAGTTAAATTCAGGGAGCAACCTTAAGAAACCAGTTAATTTTTGTCATGACACCTTGGCCATTAAAAATCTTGGATCAGTCACAGAATGGCTGGAGAAATGGGGGTGTGTTTCTGCACTCACATTCTGGCAGTATTCTCGTTTTCAGTGTAGATGATCTGTTCACCATACGCCCCCATGAAGTAAATCACTATCACAACAATACCAGGGGGAACTGAGgagggcaaaggtcaaaaaTGTCTTTGATGACACTCTTCAAAAATTCAGAATGGAATTACTGTACTTTATCCAGCTGGTAGCTGTTTTATGACAGCAGCAAGTACTCTGAAGtattctgaagttttttttggtttgtttgtttgttcttttgtcatGTGTTCTGAAGTAATATTGATGCAataacatacacagacattctgAGTAACAGCTTACAGAGTAATGACTATGAGGgcatttctctgtgcatttctCTATTGCGAGTTTGGACTTACCCcatcccaccacacacactttgatgATGTAATGGCTGATTTTGTAGTTGCTGTATTTGGACAGTTGAAGGCAGAGGTGAAAAGCTTCAACAGCGAACCAGCTGAACGAGGCCAGCATGCAGTAGTGCATAAAGCCTGCCATGACCTTACAGCCAATGTCGCTCTTTAGGTCAGCGATGTACTCATTAGTGAGGAAGGTCAAATTCAGCAGGAACAATGCCACGAAAAGATTAATAAGTATCTGAGTGGCATGACTGGTCTTCCCTCTCCTGAGAACAGAGATGACAGGCAGGTGTGGTtaataaatattcatgtatttattaatattcatgagaaACAGGCCCATGTCAATGCCGCTGCTCTTATCATCTGTAGATTTTAAACAGGTTCCATGTTTAAAATGGAGTTTTCCTGTAGCTGTGTTCTTGGATGTTGGAGTTCAGTCAGGCGGTAAGAGGCTGTAACATACCTGAACACAAAGTGCATGAATAGGCCAACTCCCAGAAAGAACATAGAGAGGCCACAACCAATGTAGGTGATGTAGGTGAGAGACTGTAAGTCTGAGCTGGTGATGTTTATCTCTGGAGTGGTCTAAAGAAACAACAATGATGACGAtgacaacgatgatgatgatgatgatgatgatgatgatgacgacgacgacgatgacaatgatgatgagaacagtaacaaaaacaacaataataataacaatcaaTAATACAGAGTACAGAAATAAGATTATATAGCAGAACAATAATATTACAACATATGACATAAAAAAACCagtaaaataacaacaaaaacagccgAAAAATGGCAAACATCCTTTTCATCTATCATCCACCAGACTAACTGTGAAGTACCTGCTATATGTTTAGCCCTAAGCCTTGCAGCAATGTTTGGAGCCTTGAGGAAGTGATGCTTATAAAACTCATTAACATGTTAACTGCTGTGCACACTAACCGATTACACTGGATCTGCATCATCATGTTCATGTTTCTGTGCATATAGATATTATACAGTATCTTAAATAAAGATTCACATTTTCAGTCTTGTACTGCGTGGAAAAACACTTACCATCAGCACGGCAAAGAATGTCAGATGGCtacattcacacatcacaccATCATCACCTACAGTGGTATTACAACCCTCTGCTGTCCAGTTATCAAGATCTTTAATTGAGAGATAAAGAAAACTTCAACCAGAAAATCAAGTGCCTCCAACAATCAATCAGAAAACCAACAGTCTCCGATGGCCAATCAGAAAACCAACCAGCACAAATGGCTAATCACAAAAACAGCCAGCAATACGGCCAATCAGACAATAAACcaccacaaacagacattcagagcaCATGACATATAGAAACTACAAGTCATGTACTAAATAAGTGTTAAACGTGACATAATTCTCCCTGTAAaaattcatgtctttttttttaaggatgttAGACAAATATCTTAATTGAAGAAGAGCCAGACTCTTAAGGGTTGTACAGAAATGTACATAGAGACATACAATACTAGCAAAAGACAACATTTCAGTCTTAATGGATCTTTAGCAGATGCAGTCCGCCAGTGCACTTGAACCCAAACATATGACCTCAGATGCAGACagcatcatcacacacacacacactcagacttaatataaatataaaatacctGTGCCATTccaggactggcaggaaaaaatAACTTCATCCTAGAAACAGAAATCACATTTAAAagggaaacacacagagcatttgTATTGATATTAATAATAAGAGCATTAATATTCTGACATCAGCAACAAACGTAGTGGTGCGGAtctgaacataaacacacatttggaAGGGCTGAAACAAAAGATTCACAAAGAGATGTGGCTTCTCAGACTGGAATAATCTACGTTTTCTGTGAGTTCACGTAAAGACTTCCCCAGGatgctgtttttaaatatgttgcattgtctgtgtgttggcgTTAAATGATGTGATAATTGAATATGTAGCTGGGCTTTCAGTACAAGTTTCAGTATTCTATTCTCTCATGTCTGGTCACGTGACTATGCCTTTTCATACGGAGTAAATCCAGGCTAGTTTGCCTCGAATACAGTCATGGCCTTACTCTGAGAGACTCTGTCACATGTGAGATTTcttattctgtgttttagtaCAGATACAGCTTGGTTGATTCTTACTTTCTGAAACTCCTGAAACTTTCTGAAGATCTTGATATTGTCCTTAAGATTCTTAATTTCAGCTCCCATAGCGATGGAATAAACTTCATCCCTCAACACCATGCTGTCATTCACATCCTTAAGAACAAAGAGCATATATAATCTTATTACTGCTAATGCTTATGGAAAATTACTAACACAGAATTTTCCATGCACTGTGACTGATTTGTATTTCAGTGAACTATCACATAGGCTATGTTCATTTTTCAATATTGCTGAACAATAAACTATAACAATAAATATTATATCACATCATGTCTTTGTTCTTGTTACTGCttactgataaacaaacaaacacctttCTTACCACGGACATATTTGGGAATCGTAAGATGGCAGCAAATGCTCGACTGTTGTTAGAGGTAGGATTAGACGCGTTGTATGCTCTCTCAAAAGCTTCTTTAGAAACACTAATGGACACCGGGTAGTCTTTCAGCACATCTTCATCCTCAACTATCTGTACAGAAAGTTCCACCAGTCCAGGTTAGGAGACAATACTCATCAGTGTGTTGTACTTATATATTGACAGTATCAGCATGGGGGTCATTACTGATTATTGATTCTAACACATCTTACAATGCCAACACGTTAGCATACACTCTCTCAAGCATGTTCACACTCTCCATAGTTCTCCACAATATGAATGAGGTCTTACACTCACCGCCATGTTGGTTTTGGCAGAGTAAATGAGGGAGACTTCTCTGAGGTCCTCCTTCTTTTTTGGGCTCACTAACATACCCTTCACTGGTCCCATGTCCACACTTGCTGTGCTTTCTTCACCCAACTGAGACACCAAAGAAGAGACTTCTTTCACAGCATTCCTGTGGACAGAACCAGCATACAGAGAACCGTTTCAAGGTTCTGACTGGATTTAAAATGGGGATTAAATGTGACAATTGGACTGACGATTAGATTAGCGATTCTTCTTAAAGGGTTGCAGTTCAGAGGTTCGTGAGGTAGATGTGACATAACATACACTGTTGTTAACAATCACTTTCCCTTTCCTTCTTACGTCCTCAAAATGTTATCAGTGCATGCCCTTTTCGCAGTCTATGGCATTTACTAAATTaccttttgatttgtttttcgACTCTCATTACAGTGCTTCTGTATGAAAGCTAGTGCAGGATTAGCTTGTATTATTTACCTTAAATCAATACAGCTCCTCTTAGTAATTTTATACTTGTTATTGCTGAATTTTTTAATACAAGTCAGACCAAACTACGGCCCCAGTTTTGCTTTATACTCTTTTAGCTTTATAATCAGCTTCAGACAAATGCTGAAGTTGTATAACTGTATGATGTTCagttattttcaaataaataccAGTTCAGTTTCTTGAACAGCATCTTCTAAattactacacacacattatgagaAAACACTCCAGTGCTTTCAATGGCACCCATAATACCAGCTCTTTTTAAACAACATTGCCTCAATATGTtgtaacagaagaaaaagaaaagttgtatCTTACGCGGCAACAGCAGGGGATATTTCCTGTTTGCCTGGGGCTCCGTCAGTTGGAAATGATTCcagtttaaattgtttttttggtacTTGCAAACCGGTGCCACACTTAGTACAACTATTAGACGTTGTGTCGAATGTGGCATAATTAGTGTTTTTATCTGCAAATTATATGTAACAACAGACATAAATGCTGTTATCCGATCTTTACCATAACTCAAAGTTTTGAAAGAAAGCTCTTTTAGAGTAGCTGAGAGAACTGATACAAGATTTCAATGAAATCATCATTGATTCATAGCTACACCAGAAGTTCACAGGTGGAGGGTGCTTAAACGTTAAAAAACTAATTAAAACTATATTTTCTCAATTTAAATTGTTATATTAATCATATAATCATTAAAACTGTATactgttgtttaaaatgttggCTAACACTAACATAAAAGCGATGACAAAGAGTTTTAGACTAATTCATCACCATGACAAAAGACTTTCCCATACAATTGAACTCATATCACTTGTTTTAATTGCCTTTGAACTGATCTgaagcagtttttttctttgtctatgTTGAAAATGTTGCACTGTCCACAGACTAGCTGTGCTTAACATTAGCTAGCAATCACGTAAACAAATATCTCATGCTGCCCTGGAAGGTGGAATGGTTTCAGATGTTTGGCTGACTTGCTGGCTGTGTCCTGGGTACAAATGTGGACTCCAGACCTTTTAATGTGTCCGCCCTGGGCTGGGAGGGCGTTTTCACCGACCCTGTGTCTGTCATCAGGGA from Chanos chanos chromosome 8, fChaCha1.1, whole genome shotgun sequence includes the following:
- the rad51 gene encoding DNA repair protein RAD51 homolog 1, which produces MAMQSAAREETEVEEESFGPQQLSRLEQCGISASDVKKLEEAGFHTVEAVAYAPKKELLNIKGISEAKADKILTEAAKLVPMGFTTATEFHQRRSEIIQITTGSKELDKLLQGGIETGSITEMFGEFRTGKTQLCHTLAVTCQLPIDQGGGEGKAMYIDTEGTFRPERLLAVAERYGLVGSDVLDNVAYARAFNTDHQTQLLYQASAMMAESRYALLIVDSATALYRTDYSGRGELSARQGHLGRFLRMLLRLADEFGVAVVITNQVVAQVDGAAMFSADPKKPIGGNILAHASTTRLYLRKGRGETRICKIYDSPCLPEAEAMFAINADGVGDAKD